A stretch of Gossypium hirsutum isolate 1008001.06 chromosome A06, Gossypium_hirsutum_v2.1, whole genome shotgun sequence DNA encodes these proteins:
- the LOC107962320 gene encoding uncharacterized protein At2g29880-like encodes MSGVPESIVPSQSSRGTKRKWVPEEDAALVSCMVDLHNIGTFNADTGFKAGYLNELEKMLEKALPNAMLKARPNIESRIRLLKRDWSIVYDMLNGQNNSGFGWDDHRQVIVAEDAVWDSYLKSHKEAGQFKHRSFPYYDQLTAIYAKDRATGKDAQTAADVLEEINAEDVPSADINEDRNEYYDCDANVSFDDMDVSATEPQTNKNQGGSSSSKRKKKNSDTTGHFSSSVNDAATLLAENMRAIGEQISKSIASDVVVHQGIQQKAANLYPTLCEIEGLTLDEQFQALSKIPDHPTQMVVFFSLPSDVRLEWVRRFLADH; translated from the exons atgtcaggtgttccagaatCAATTGTTCCTTCACAATcatctcgaggaaccaaaaggaaatgggttccagaagaagatgcagcacTGGTTTCCTGCATGGTGGACTTGCACAATATTGGGACATTTAACGCTGATacggggttcaaagccggttactTAAACGAGTTAGAAAAAATGTTAGAGAAGGCTTTACCTAATGCGATGTTGAAGGCAAGACCTAATATCGAGTCAAGGATTAGGTTACTGAAAAGAGATTGGTCAATAgtgtatgacatgcttaatggccaaaacaatagcggttttggttgggacgaccATAGGCAGGTcattgttgctgaagatgcggtctGGGACTCTTATTTAAAG agtcataaagaagccgGTCAGTTCAAACATCGTAGTTTCCCTTACTACGACCaacttactgccatatacgcaaaagatcgagcgactgggaaagacgctcaaacagccgctgacgttcttgaagaaataaatgctgaGGATGTACCTTCTGCAGATATTAATGAAGACAGAAATGAATACTATGATTGCGATGCTAATGTCTCTTtcgatgacatggatgtttctgccaCGGAGCCGCAAACAAACAaaaaccaagggggttcctcatcttcaaagaggaaaaaaaagaattCTGATACAACtggtcatttttcttcttcagttaatgatgctgccactttattggctGAAAACATGCGGGCAATTGGCGAACAAATCAGTAAgagtattgcctccgatgtgGTAGTTCACCAGGGCATCCAACAGAAAGCGGCAAATTTATATCCAACCTTATGTGAAATAGAAGGTTTAACTCTGGATGAACAGTTTCAAGCATTGAGTAAAATTCcggatcatccaactcaaatggtagttttctttagtttaccttctgatgTACGGTTGGAATGGGTTagaagatttcttgctgaccattaa
- the LOC107962321 gene encoding uncharacterized protein: MKNTIRCCISCILPCGALDVIRIVHSNGRVEEISGSIKASDIMKAYPKHVLKKPSSSSSDDGMVPKIVIVPPDAELQRGKIYFLIPLPSTPDKTRSKTSSTTKKKKRDRLDTTTNNNGGGASSNGRNRQHNHSRSMSNANKNNNTISMSNLLISDQYLSEILSEKLSTQRDRRRGRVGVWRPHLESISESPNDG; encoded by the coding sequence ATGAAGAACACAATCCGGTGCTGCATCTCTTGCATTCTGCCCTGTGGAGCACTCGATGTGATTCGAATAGTACACTCCAATGGCCGCGTTGAAGAAATCAGTGGCTCCATCAAAGCCAGCGACATCATGAAGGCTTACCCTAAACACGTTCTAAAGAAgccttcctcttcttcttccgaTGATGGGATGGTCCCAAAAATCGTCATCGTCCCACCCGACGCCGAACTTCAACGTGGCAAGATTTATTTCCTAATACCACTCCCTTCAACACCCGATAAAACCCGTTCCAAAACTTCCTCAACAAccaagaagaaaaaaagagacaGGCTTGACACCACCACCAACAACAACGGCGGCGGCGCCAGTAGCAACGGCCGCAACCGCCAGCATAATCACAGCCGAAGCATGAGCAACGCCAACAAGAACAACAACACAATTTCAATGTCGAATCTTTTGATATCGGATCAGTATTTAAGTGAGATACTTTCAGAGAAACTATCAACGCAAAGGGATCGAAGAAGAGGCCGAGTTGGGGTGTGGAGACCACACTTAGAGAGCATCTCCGAATCTCCAAACGATGGATGA